One Denticeps clupeoides chromosome 10, fDenClu1.1, whole genome shotgun sequence genomic window carries:
- the ocstamp gene encoding osteoclast stimulatory transmembrane protein isoform X1, which yields MVHTRRLGRFNFVTGLGRYTDSVRAGAAFLWDAYSKPSPCSIWEFLSLLFVCFSVSCVTGGFLFQWLFGVLKYGYHTSGAATGLYMISTFVVIVLVHPLRCVLTITLPTVGTAQGRKVILSACVMLVLLNIVPNVAANVGAVIDLLKCTSRNVAHSFLNSSELMNLVKGNMVNVAVRAVQDQFSLVQSLKEFDQLTHIDVFKVMQRFRSVSEHIAQDFFQAFDLVQAAKLVANRTLAAFLVLYLFTESACYLKSYLISVKFDNHYITGQLKEMASENQVLMRAGDVKGTVDSSSCRIAKQELLSCLVPLAVVTLYFTLTIIVIGLDFLVYHLVTASVPWLLHIPPIEISLNVFYKVEHCYDGCLLFHDNCCRESVLLNHDYGWKINTSDGRCDLKVSEPNRGVVFLLSLLFGLSYLMAFLEVYACRLRRKVAASFFRRQEKRRVDFLFKKFLAKQRGTDNGVYFIQANVSRNGVCDNQPSSQTGGHIELVHSNIFTSLVKDTEQ from the exons ATGGTGCACACAAGGAGATTAGGCCGATTTAACTTTGTAACTGG GCTGGGGCGTTATACTGATTCAGTCCGTGCTGGTGCGGCATTTCTGTGGGATGCTTATTCGAAGCCTTCGCCATGCAGCATCTGGGAATTTCTCAGCCTGctctttgtctgtttctctgttTCCTGCGTGACGGGAGGCTTTCTCTTCCAATGGCTGTTTGGGGTCTTGAAATATGGGTATCACACGTCTGGAGCCGCAACGGGCCTCTACATGATCTCCACATTTGTTGTAATTGTACTCGTCCACCCCCTGCGTTGCGTGCTGACCATCACCCTGCCCACTGTGGGCACGGCACAGGGCCGAAAGGTCATTCTCTCTGCCTGTGTGATGTTGGTGCTTCTCAACATTGTGCCCAATGTGGCAGCCAATGTGGGCGCGGTCATAGACCTCCTGAAGTGCACCTCGCGAAACGTTGCCCACAGCTTCCTCAACTCCTCGGAGCTCATGAATCTGGTGAAGGGGAACATGGTCAACGTGGCGGTCCGGGCTGTCCAAGACCAGTTCAGCCTCGTGCAGAGTCTCAAGGAGTTTGACCAGCTAACACACATAGACGTTTTCAAGGTCATGCAGAGGTTCCGGTCTGTGAGTGAGCACATCGCACAAGATTTCTTCCAGGCATTTGACTTGGTGCAGGCCGCCAAGCTGGTAGCAAACCGCACCCTGGCGGCCTTTCTTGTGCTTTATCTCTTCACCGAATCTGCCTGCTACCTGAAGTCCTACTTGATATCGGTCAAGTTCGACAACCACTACATCACTGGACAGCTGAAGGAAATGGCTTCTGAAAACCAAGTTCTGATGAGAGCAGGCGATGTGAAGGGCACAGTGGACTCCTCCAGCTGCAGGATAGCTAAGCAGGAACTACTTTCTTGTTTGGTCCCTCTGGCTGTGGTCACATTGTACTTCACCCTGACCATCATTGTAATCGGACTGGACTTTCTCGTCTATCATTTGGTGACAGCCAGTGTGCCCTGGCTTTTACACATTCCACCCATTGAGATCAGCCTTAATGTCTTTTACAAG GTGGAACACTGCTATGACGGTTGCCTGTTGTTTCATGACAACTGCTGCCGAGAGTCTGTGCTCCTGAACCATGATTACGGCTGGAAGATCAATACCAGTGACGGCCGCTGTGATTTAAAAGTCTCCGAGCCCAACCGGGGAGTTGTTTTCCTCTTGAGCCTGCTCTTCGGCCTCAGCTATTTGATGGCCTTCCTGGAGGTGTATGCCTGCAGACTGCGCCGAAAAGTGGCAGCGTCTTTTTTCCGGAGACAGGAGAAGCGAAGGGTGGACTTTCTCTTCAAGAAATTTCTGGCCAAACAGAGAGGAACAGACAATGGAGTCTATTTCATCCAAGCAAATGTATCAAGGAATGGGGTCTGTGACAATCAACCATCGTCTCAGACTGGCGGGCATATAGAGCTGGTCCATTCAAACATCTTCACGAGTCTGGTCAAGGACACTGAGCAATAA
- the ocstamp gene encoding osteoclast stimulatory transmembrane protein isoform X2, producing the protein MQNSTLLSELNFSTSVTSEPLANMPENSLEIQVITIFLALLICGVGIAGNIMVVLVVLQTKHMMTPTNCYLVSLAIADLIVLLAAGLPNISEVITSWIYGYTGCLCITYLQYLGINVSSCSITAFTIERYIAICHSIKAQFICTVSRAKKIIAGVWIFTSLYCTMWFFLVDIKETVYANGVVVTCDYRVSRNLYTPIYFLDLTLFYVIPLIIAMVLYGLIARILFTNPLPLNPGERGGNNSIHQGRAMSTTKMSSCKPNKGSVSSRKQVTKMLAVVVALFALLWMPYRTLVVINSLMDPPYLNTWFLLFCRICIYANSAINPIIYNLMSQKFRSAFKKLCKCKGSFGSGKKAAKFNAPVYYSVMKDSSHESPNHATEQEDVTVYTVNSKRVNFTDKCGDTAAMYSIA; encoded by the exons ATGCAGAACAGCACTTTACTTTCTGAGCTGAACTTCAGTACCTCCGTGACGAGTGAACCATTGGCCAACATGCCGGAGAACTCCCTGGAAATTCAGGTTATCACCATTTTCCTGGCACTGCTCATATGTGGAGTAGGCATTGCTGGGAACATCATGGTGGTCTTGGTTGTGCTCCAGACCAAGCATATGATGACTCCCACAAACTGCTACCTGGTCAGTCTGGCCATCGCTGACCTCATCGTACTCCTCGCTGCAGGTCTGCCCAACATTTCTGAGGTCATTACCTCCTGGATTTACGGCTACACAGGCTGTCTCTGCATCACTTACCTTCAGTACCTGGGAATCAACGTGTCCTCCTGCTCCATCACAGCCTTCACCATCGAGCGCTATATAGCCATCTGCCACTCCATCAAGGCTCAGTTTATATGCACTGTGTCCAGGGCCAAGAAGATCATCGCTGGAGTCTGGATTTTCACCTCGCTCTACTGCACAATGTGGTTTTTCTTGGTGGACATCAAGGAGACAGTTTATGCCAATGGAGTAGTGGTCACATGCGACTACCGGGTCTCCAGGAACCTGTACACACCCATCTACTTCCTGGACCTGACCCTGTTTTACGTCATCCCGTTGATCATTGCAATGGTCCTGTATGGTCTGATTGCAAGGATTTTGTTCACGAATCCCTTGCCATTGAATCCTGGTGAAAGAGGTGGAAACAACTCGATACACCAGGGGAGGGCGATGAGCACAACTAAAATGTCCTCCTGCAAGCCCAACAAAGGCTCAGTCTCATCAAGGAAACAG GTTACGAAGATGCTGGCAGTTGTGGTGGCTCTGTTCGCCTTGCTCTGGATGCCGTACCGCACACTGGTAGTGATCAATTCCCTCATGGACCCCCCGTACCTCAACACCTGGTTCCTGCTGTTCTGCCGCATCTGCATCTACGCCAACAGCGCCATCAACCCCATCATCTACAACCTCATGTCTCAGAAGTTCCGCAGCGCCTTCAAGAAGCTCTGCAAGTGCAAAGGCAGCTTTGGCAGTGGCAAGAAGGCGGCGAAGTTCAACGCCCCAGTGTACTACAGCGTCATGAAGGACTCGTCGCACGAGAGCCCAAACCACGCTACCGAGCAGGAGGACGTCACCGTGTACACGGTTAACAGCAAGAGAGTCAACTTCACCGACAAGTGTGGAGATACAGCAGCCATGTACAGCATTGCCTGA